CTCAGTCGAGAAGACATGATGGAAATAGCTACTATTGTAGCCGCCACACTGCAAAGAATTATGAAACCAATTGCAAACGCTATCCAGCCACAACTTCGTGGAATCAAGTATCACTATGAATCCCTTCGAAGGAATCGAGTCCCAACATTTGATGAGAATACTGATCCAGAAGTCAGTCATAACTGGCATAAGAATGTTGAAACCAAACTTCTTTTTTGGAAATACCTGAAGAACTTAATGTGGAAGTGGTGACGCCGTTTCTAGAATATCAAACACGCAGTGGTGGGAAACCGTGTCACCATCTTTGGCTGAAGTAGATCAGATCACATCGCAAACCTTCAGGAGAGAATTTTTGAAGCAATATTACCCAGCAGAATTTCGTCTTCAAAAGTTGAGCgagtttaaaagtttcaaacaaaCATAGGACATGACGATGATGGAATACACATCAAGGTTCAATGATCTGGGAATCTATGTTCAAACCATCATGTCAGATGAGACCTTAAAAATGCACCCTTTCAAGAAAGGGTTGAGCAGCCGAATTCAATATGCTTTGCCTGTATTCCGACCAACAACTTTCGCGAATTTAATTTGCGTGAAAATGAGCGTAAAAACGGATATCAAGCGTTGTGAAAAGGAGAACAAAAAAAAGAGGCCCTTCATCGGTCATTCTGCTCAAGGTGGTCCCAAATTCAAGATGCCAAACAATTCAAGCGGCCCCTCAAAAGGAACCTTTAGCAATGCTGGCAACAAAGAAGGGAAGTGGTGACGCCGTTTCTAGAATATCGAACACGCAGTGGTGGGAAACCGTGTCACCATCTTTGGCTGAAGTAGATCAGATCACATCGCAAACCTTCAGGAGAGAATTTTTGAAGCAATATTACCCAGCAGAATTTCGTCTTCAAAAGTTGAGCgagtttaaaagtttcaaacaaaCATAGGACATGACGATGATGGAATACACATCAAGGTTCAATGATCTGGGAATCTATGTTCAAACCATCAAGTAAAATGAGGCATTAAAAATGCACCGTTTCAAGAAAGGGCTGAGCAGCCGAATTCAATCTGCTTTGGCTGTATTCCGACCAACAACTTTGGCGAATTTAATGTGCGTGGAAATGAGCGTAGAAACGGATATCAAGCGTTGTGAAGAGGAGAACAAAAACAAGAGGCCCTTCATCGGTCATTCTGCTCAAGATGGTCCCAAATTCAAGATGCCAAACCATTCAAGCGACCCCTCAAAAGGAACCTTTAGCAATGCTGGCAACAAAGAAGGGAAGTGGTGCGCTACTTGTTGGCAGAATCACATCGGGAAATGTTATAGGAAGACAGGTGCTTGTTTCAAGTGTGGAAAAGTAGCACATCAGATTAAATATTGTCCTGAGAAAAAAGATAAAGGGACCAGACCTCGAAAACCTAATGAAATAAAGCCTAACGCTCGAGTGTATGCTATAACTGTAACCTCGCGGAGTCAATCAAAACGAAAAAGAAAATACACCATCACCACCTAGGGTGAATCTCAGTCGAGAAGACATGATGGAAATAGCTACTATTGTAGCCGCCACACTGCAAAGAATTATGAAACCAATTGCAAACGCTATCCAGCCACAACTTCGTGGAATCAAGTATCACTATGAATCCCTTCGAAGGAATCGAGTCCCAACATTTGATGAGAATCCTGATCCAGAAGTCAGTCATAACTGGCATAAGAATGTTGAAACCAAACTTCTTTTTTGGAAATACCTGAAGAACTTAATGTGGAAGTGGTGACGCCGTTTCTAGAATATCGAACGCGCAGTGGTGGGAAACCGTGTCACCATCTTTGGCTGAAGTAGATCAGATCACATCGCATACCTTCAGGAGAGAATTTTTGAAGCAATATTACCCAGCAGAATTTCGTCTTCAAAAGTTGAGCGAGTTTGAAAGTTTCAAACAAACATCGGACATGACGGTGATGGAATACACATCAAGGTTCAATGATCTGGGAGTCTATGTTCAAACCATCATTCAGATGAGACCTTAAAAATGAACCGTTTCAAGAAAGGGCTGAGCAACCGAATTCAATCTGCTTTGGCTGTATTCCGACAAACAACTTTGGCGAATTTAATGTCCGTGTAAATGAGCGTATAAACGGATATCAAGCGTTGTGAAGAGGAGAACAAAAACAAGAGGCCCTTCATCGGTCATTCTGCTCAAGGTGGTCCCAAATTCAAGATGCCAAACCATTCAAGCGACCCCTCAAAAGGAACCTTTAGCAATGCTGGCAACAAAGAAGGGAAGTGGTGCGCTACTTGTTGGCAGAATCACATCGGGAAATGTTATAGGAAGACAGGTGCTTGTTTCAAGTGTGGAAAAGTAGCACATCAGATTAAATATTGTCCTGAGAAAAAAGATAAAGGGACCAGACCTCGAAAACCTAATGAAATAAAGCCTAACGCTCGAGTGTATGCTATAACTGTAACCCCGCGGAGTCAATCAAAACGAAAAAGAAAATACACCATCACCACCTAGGGTGAATCTCAGTCGAGAAGACATGATGGAAATAGCTACTATTGTAGCCGCCACACTGCAAGGAATTATGAAACCAATTGCGAACGCTATCCAGCCACAACCTCGTGGCATCAAGTATCACTATGAATCCCTTCGAAGGAATCGAGTCCCAACATTTGATGAGAATCCTGATCCAGAAGTCAGTCATAACTGGCATAAGAATGttgaaaccaaacttcatttgTTGGAAATACCTGAAGAACTTAATGTGGAAGTGGTGACGCCGTTTCTAGAAGATCGAACACGCAGTGGTGGGAAACCGTGTCACCATCTTTGGCTGAAGTAGATCAGATCACATCGCAAACCTTCAGGAGAGAATTTTTGAAGCAATATTACCCAACAGAATTTCGTCTTCAAAAGTTGAGCGAGTTTGAAAGTTTCAAACAAACATCAGACATGACGGTGATGGAATACACATCAAGGTTCAATGATCTGGGAATCTATGTTCAAACCATCATGTCAGATGAGACCTTAAAAACGCACCGTTCCAAGAAAGGGCTGAGCAACCGAATTCAATCTGCTTTGGATGTATTCCGACCAACAACTTTGGCGATTTTAATGTGCGTGGAAATGAGCGTAGAAACGGATATCAAGCGTTGTGAAGAGGTGAACAAAAACAATAGGCCCTTCATTGGTCATTCTGCTCAAGGTGGTCCCAAATTCAAGATGCCAAACCATTCAAGCGGCCCCTCAAAAGGTACCTTTAGCAATGCTGGCAACAAAGAAGGTAAGTGGTGCGCTACTTGTTGGCAGAATCACATCGGGAAATGTTATAGGAAGGCCGATGCTTGTTTCAAGTGGGTAAAAGTAGGACATCAGATTAAATATTGTCCTGAGAAAAAGGATAAAGGGACTAGACCTCGAAAACCTAATGAAAACAAGCCTAACGCTCGAATGTATGCTGTAACTGTAACCCCGTGGAGTCAATCAAAacgaaaaaaaaattacaccATCATCACCTAGGGTGAATCTCAGTCGGGAAGACATGATGGCACTAGCTACTATTGTAGCCACCACACTACAAGGAATTATGAACCCAAATGCCAACGCTATCCAGCCACAACCTCGTGGCATCAAGTATCACTATGAATCCCTTCGAAGGAATCGAGTCCCAACCTTTGATGAGAATCCTGATAAAGAAGTCAGTCATAACTGGCTTAAGAATGTGGAAACCCAACTTCATTTGTTGGAAATACCTGAAGAACTTAATGTGGAAGTGGTGACGTCGTTTCTAGAAGATCGAACACGCAAGTGGTGGGAAACCGTGTCACCATCTTTGGCTGTAGTAGATCAGATCACATGGAAAACCTTCAGGAGAGAATTTTTGAAGCAATATTACCCAGCAGAATTTCGTCTGCAAAAGTTGAGCGAGTTTGAATGTTTCAAACAAACATCGGACATGACGGTGATGGAATACACATCAAGGTTCAATGATCTGGGAATCTATGTTCAAACCATCATGTTAGATGAGACCTTAAAAATGCACCGTTTCAAGAAAGGGCTGAGCAACCGAATTCAATCTGCTTTGGCTGTATTCCGACCAACAACTTTGGCGAATTTAATGTGCGTGGAAATGAGCGTAGAAATGGATATCAAGCGTTGTGAAGAGGAGAACAAAAACAAGAGGCCCTTCATCGGTCATTCTTCTCAAGGTGGTCCCAAATTCAAGATGCCAAACCATTCAAGCGGCCCCTCAAAAGGTACCTTTAGCAATGCTGGCAACAAAGAAGGTAAGTGGTGCGCTACTTGTTGGCAGAATCACATCGGAAAATGTTATAGGAAGGCCGATGCTTGTTTCAAGTGTGGAAAAGTAGGACATCAGATTAAATATTGTCCAGAGAAAAAGGATAAAGGGACCAGACCTCGAAAACCTAATGAAAACAAGCCTAACGCTCGAATGTATGCTATAACTGTAACCCCGTGGAGTCAATCAAAACGAAAAAGAAATTTCACCATCATCACCTAGGGTGAATCTCAGTCGGGAAGACATGATGGCACTAGCTACTATTGTAGCTGCCACACTTCAAGGAATTATGAACCCAATTGCCAACGCTATCCAGCCACAACCTCGTGGCATCAAGTATCACTATGAATCCCTTCGAAGGAATCGAGTCCCAACCTTTGACGAGAATCCTGATAAAGAAGTCAGTCATAACTGGCTTAAGAATGTTGAAACCCAACTTCATTTGTTGGAAATACCTGAAGAACTTAATGTGGAAGTGGTGACGCCGTTTCTAGAAGATCGAACACGCAAGTGGTGGGAAACCGTGTCACCAGCTTTGGCTGTAGTAGATCAGATCACATGGAAAACCTTCAGGAGAGAATTTTTGAAGCAATATTACCCAGCAGCATTTCGTCTGCAAAAGTTGAGCGAGTTTGAAAGTTTCAAACAAACATCGGACATGACGGTGATGGAATACACATCAAGGTTCAATGATCTGGGAATCTATGTTCAAACCATCATGTCAGATGAGACCTTAAAAATGCACCGTTTCAAGAAAGGGCTGAGCAACCGAATTCAATCTGCTTTGGCTGTATTCCGACCAACTTTGGCGAATTTAATGTGCGTGGAAATGAGCGTAGAAACGGATATCAAGCGTTGTGAAGAGGAGAACAAAAACAAGAGGCCCTTCATCGGTCATTCTGCTCAAGGTGGTCCCAAATTCAAGATGCCAAACCATTCAAGCGGCCCCTCAAAAGGTACCTTTAGCAATGCTGGCAACAAAGAAGGTAAGTGGTGCGCTACTTGTTGGCAGAATCACATCGGGAAATGTTATAGGAAGGCCGATGCTTGTTTCTAGTGTGGAAAAGTAGGACATCAGATTAAATATTGTCTAGAGAAAGAGGATAAAGAGACCAGACCTCGAAAACCTAATGAAAACAAGCCTAACGCTCGAATGTATGCTATAACTGTAACCCCGTGGAGTCAATCAAAacgaaaaaaaaattacaccATCATCACCTAGGGTGAATCTCAGTCGGGAAGACATGATGGCACTAGCTACTATTGTAGCCGCCACACTGCAAGGAATTATGAACCCAATTGCCAACGCTATCCAGCCACAACCTCGTGGCATCAAGTATCACTATGAATCCCTTCGAAGGAATCGAGTCCCAACCTTTGATGAGAATCCTGATAAAGAAGTCAGTCATAACTGGCATAAGAATGTTGAAACCATACTTCATTTGTTGGAAATACCTGAAGAACTTAATGTGGAAGTGGTGACGCCGTTTCTAGAAGATCGAACGCGCAGTGGTGGGAAACCGTGTCACCATCTTTGGCTGAAGTAGATCAGATCACATCGCAAACCTTTAGGAGAGAATTTTTGAAGCAATATTACCCAGCAGAATTTCGTCTTCAAAAGTTGAGCGAGTTTGAAAGTTTCAAACAAACATCGGACATGACGGTGATGGAATACACATCAAGGTTCAATGATCTGGGAATCTATGTTCAAACCATCATGTCAGATGAGACCTTAAAAATGCACCGTTTCAGGAAAGGGCTGAGCAACCGAATTCAATCTGCTTTGGCTGTATTCCGACCAACAACTTTGGCGAATTTAATGTGCGTGGAAATGAGCGTAGAAACGGATATCAAGCGTTGTGAAGAGGAGAACAAAAACAAGAGGCCCTTCATCGGTCATTCTGCTCAAGGTGGTCCCAAATTCAAGATGCCAAACCATTCAAGCGGCTCCTCAAAAGGTACCTTTAGCAATGCTGGCAACAAAGAAGGTAAGTGGTGCGCTACTTGTTGGCAGAATCACATCGGGAAATGTTATAGGAAGGCCGATGCTTGTTTCAAGTGGGGAAAAGTAGGACATCAGATTAAATATTGTCCTGAGAAAAAGGATAAAGGGACCAGACCTCGAAAACCTAATGAAAACAAGCCTAACGCTCGAATGTATGCTATAACTGTAACCCCGTGGAGTCAATCAAaacgaaaaagaaattacaccATCACCACCTACGGTAAATCTCAGTCGGGAAGACATGATGGCACTAGCTACTATTGTAGCCGCCACACTGCAAGGAATTGTGAACCCAATTGCCAACGCTATCCAGCCACAACCTCGTGGCATCAAGTATCACTATGAATCCCTTCGAAGGAATCGAGTCCCGACCTTTGATGAGAATCCTGATAAAGAAGTCAGTCATAACTGGCTTAAGAATGTTGAAACCCAACTTCATTTGTTGGAAATACCTGAAGAACTTACTGTGGAAGTGGTGACGCCGTTTCTAGAAGATCGAACACGCAAGTGGTGGGAAACCGTGTCACCATCTATGGCTGTAGTAGATCAGATCACATGGAAAACCTTCAGGAGAGAATTTTTGAAGCAATATTACCCAGCATAATTTCGTCTGCAAAAGTTGAGCGAGTTTGAAAGTTTCAAACAAACATCGGACATGACGGTGATGGAATACACATCAAGGATCAATGATCTGGGAATCTATGTTCAAACCATCATGTCAGATGAGGCCTTAAAAATGCACCGTTTCAAGAAAGGGCTGAGCAGCCGAATTCAATCTGCTTTGGCTGTATTCCGACCAACAACTTTGGCGAATTTAATGTGCGTGGAAATGAGCGTAGAAACGGATATCAAGCGTTGTGAAGAGGAGAACAAAAACAAGAGGCCCTTCATCGGTCATTCTGCTCAAGGTGGTCCCAAATTCAAGATGACAAACCATTCAAGCGGCCCCTCAAAAGGAACCTTTAGCAATGCTGGCAACAAAGAAGGGAAGTGGTGCGCTACTTGTTGGCAGAATCACATCGGGAAATGTTATAGGAAGACAGGTGCTTGTTTCAAGTGTGGAAAAGTAGGACATCAGATTAAATATTGTCCTGAGAAAAAGGATAAAGAGACCAGACCTCGAAAACCTAATGAAATAAAGCCTAACGCTCGAGTGTATGCTATAACTGTAACCCCGCGGAGTCAATCAAAACGAAAAAGAAAATACACCATCACCACCTAGGGTGAATCTCAGTCGAGAAGACATGATGGAAATAGCTACTATTGTAGCCGCCACACTGCAAGGAATTATGAAACCAATTGCAAACGCTATCCAGCCGCAACCTCGTGGCATCAAGTATCACTATGAATCCCTTCGAAGGAATCGAGTCCCAACATTAGATGAGAATCCTGATCCAGAAGTCAGTCATAACTTGCATAAGAATATTGAAACAAAACTTATTTGTTGGAAATACCTGAAGAACTTAATGTGGAAGTGGTGACCCCGTTTCTAGAAGATCGAACATACAGTGGTGGGAAACCGTGTCACCATCTTTGGCTGAAGTAGATCAGATCACATCGCAAACCTTCAGGAGAGAATTTTTGAAGCAATATTACCCAGCAGAATTTCGTCTTCAAAAGTTGAGCGAGTTTGAAAGTTTCAAACAAACATAGGACATGACAGTGATGGAATACACATCAAGGTTCAATGATCTGGGAATCTATGTTCAAACCATCATGTCAGATGAGACCTTAAAAATGCACCGTTTCAAGAAAGGGCTGAGCATCCGAATTCAATCTTCTTTGGCTGTATTCCGACCAACAAGTTTCCCGAATTTAATGTGCGTGGAAATGAGCGTAGAAACGGATATCAAGCGTTGTGAAGAGGAGAACAAAAACAAGAGGCCCTTCATCGGTCATTCTGCTCAAGGTGGTCCCAAATTCAAGATGCCAAACCATTCAAGCGGCCCCTCAAAAGGTACCTTTAGCAATGCTGGCAACAAAGAAGGTAAGTGGTGCGCTACTTATTGGCAGAATCACATCTTGAAATGTTATAGGAAGGCCGATGCTTGTTTCAAGTGGGGAAAAGTAGGACATCAGATTAAATATTGTCCTGAGAAAAAGGATAAAGGGACCAGACCTCTAAAACCTAATGAAATAAAGCCTAACGCTCGAGTGTATGCTATAACTGTAACCCCGCGGAGTcaatcaaaacaaaaaataaagtaCACCATCACCACCTAGGGTGAATCTCAGTCGGGAAGACATGATGGCAATAGCTACTATTGTAGCCGCCACACTGCAAGGAATTATGAACCCAATTGCCAATGCTATCCAGCCACAACCTCGTGGCATCAAGTATCACTATGAATCCCTTCGAAGGAATCGAGTCCCAACCTTTGATGAGAATCCTGATAAAGAAGTCAGTCATAACTGGCTTAAGAATGTTGAAACCCAACTTCATTTGTTGGAAATACCTGAAGAACTTACTGTGGAAGTGGTGACGCCGTTTCTAGAAGATCGAACACGCAAGTGGTGGGAAACCGTGTCACCATCTTTGGCTGTAGTAGATCAGATCACATGGAAAACCTTCAGGAGAGAATTTTTGAAGCAATATTACCCAGCATAATTTCGTCTGCAAAAGTTGAGCGAGTTTGAAAGTTTCAAACAAACATCGGACACGACGGTGATGGAATACACATCAAGGTTCAATGATCTGGGAATCTATGTTCAAACCATCATGTCAGATGAGACCTTAAAAATGCACCCTTTCAAGAAAGGGTTGAGCAGCCGAATTCAATATGCTTTGCCTGTATTCCGACCAACAACTTTCGCGAATTTAATTTGCGTGAAAATGAGCGTAAAAACGGATATCAAGCGTTGTGAAAAGGAGAACAAAAAAAAGAGGCCCTTCATCGGTCATTCTGCTCAAGGTGGTCCCAAATTCAAGATGCCAAACAATTCAAGCGGCCCCTCAAAAGGAACCTTTAGCAATGCTGGCAACAAAGAAGGGAAGTAGTGTGCTACTTGTTGGCAGAATCACATCGGGAAATGTTATAGGAATACCGGTGCTTGTTTCAAGTGTGGAAAAGTAGGACATCAGATTAAATATTGTCCTGAGAAAAAGGATAAAGGGACCAGACCTCTAAAACCTAATGAAATAAAGCCTAACACTCGAGTGTATGCTATAACTGTAACCCCGCGGAGTCAATCAAAACGAAAAAGAAAATACACCATCACCACCTAGGTTGAATCTCAGTCGAGAAGACATGATGGAAATAGCTACTATTGTAGCCGCCACACTGCAAAGAATTATGAAACCAATTGCAAACGCTATCCAGCCACAACTTCGTGGAATCAAGTATCACTATGAATCCCTTCGAAGGAATCGAGTCCCAACATTTGATGAGAATCCTGATCCAGAAGTCAGTCATAACTGGCATAAGAATGTTGAAACCAAACTTCTTTTTTGGAAATACCTGAAGAACTTAATGTGGAAGTGGTGACGCCGTTTCTAGAATATCGAACACGCAGTGGTGGGAAACCGTGTCACCATCTTTGGCTGAAGTAGATCAGATCACATCGCAAACCTTCAGGAGAGAATTTTTGAAGCAATATTACCCAGCAGAATTTCGTCTTCAAAAGTTGAGCgagtttaaaagtttcaaacaaaCATAGGACATGACGATGATGGAATACACATCAAGGTTCAATGATCTGGGAATCTATGTTCAAACCATCAAGTAAAATGAGGCCTTAAAAATGCACCGTTTCAAGAAAGGGCTGAGCAGCCGAATTCAATCTGCTTTGGCTGTATTCCGACCAACAACTTTGGCGAATTTAATGTGCGTGGAAATGAGCGTAGAAACGGATATCAAGCGTTGTGAAGAGGAGAACAAAAACAAGAGGCCCTTCATCGGTCATTCTGCTCAAGATGGTCCCAAATTCAAGATGCCATACCATTCAAGCGACCCCTCAAAAGGAACCTTTAGCAATGCTGGCAACAAAGAAGGGAAGTGGTGCGCTACTTGTTGGCAGAATCACATCGGGAAATGTTATAGGAAGACAGGTGCTTGTTTCAAGTGTGGAAAAGTAGCACATCAGATTAAATATTGTCCTGAGAAAAAAGATAAAGGGACCAGACCTCGAAAACCTAATGAAATAAAGCCTAACGCTCGAGTGTATGCTATAACTGTAACCTCGCGGAGTCAATCAAAACGAAAAAGAAAATACACCATCACCACCTAGGGTGAATCTCAGTCGAGAAGACATGATGGAAATAGCTACTATTGTAGCCGCCACACTGCAAAGAATTATGAAACCAAT
Above is a window of Primulina eburnea isolate SZY01 unplaced genomic scaffold, ASM2296580v1 ctg105_ERROPOS3636323, whole genome shotgun sequence DNA encoding:
- the LOC140820451 gene encoding uncharacterized protein, translating into MALATIVATTLQGIMNPNANAIQPQPRGIKYHYESLRRNRVPTFDENPDKEVSHNWLKNVETQLHLLEIPEELNVEVVTSFLEDRTRKWWETVSPSLAVVDQITWKTFRREFLKQYYPAEFRLQKLSEFECFKQTSDMTVMEYTSRFNDLGIYVQTIMLDETLKMHRFKKGLSNRIQSALAVFRPTTLANLMCVEMSVEMDIKRCEEENKNKRPFIGHSSQGGPKFKMPNHSSGPSKGTFSNAGNKEGKWCATCWQNHIGKCYRKADACFKCGKVGHQIKYCPEKKDKGTRPRKPNENKPNARMYAITVTPWSQSKRKRNFTIIT